DNA sequence from the Orcinus orca chromosome 2, mOrcOrc1.1, whole genome shotgun sequence genome:
ATCTCAGGCAAGGGTGACCGCTGTTTTAACGCATCCTCCAATTTATATCCATTAATGCAGCCAAGCTCAACAGCCTCCTGAATTCCAGCGTGCAGCACCCCTCGTCTCTCCGTCCTCATCTGCTGCCTGTGGATTCAGGCTAGCACCAAAGTGACCAAGACACATAGCCTGGGTGGTCTGCGTCTGGGGACAAGCTTTCTGGGAGGTTCTCCACCAATCCCGCCATGAAGCTATCCAAATGCTCAGCCTGGCTCCCTCCCACCGTTGTCACTCTAGTCTTTGGCTCCTCTTGGCCTAAAGCCACCAAGCAGGGCCCACATGTGGCCTGAGGAGGAAAACTTCCAGCGGGTCTTATGAATGGAAGTTGTTGCCCTTTGACTGAGAATGTCGACAGGGAGTACCGAATCCCATTTTTCTTTGAGACAGAGATGCAGACAGCCATGGCTCATCAGCACGCTGACCCTTCAAAGTGTGTTCGCGTCCGCTGGTGACGACTTGAAGGCATGAACGTGCTTGCTTCCAATAGCATATCAATCAGACACTGATGATTATTGCTCTAGAGAGGGCTTTAATGTGCACCACTTAGAAGAGTCTTCATTCAtctactttcttttcccttttttgacCTTTTCTACTCTACATTAATTCTCTCTAAAGGTAAAAGTATGGGTATCTAATGGGGCTTTCTCCAGCGCCTGCTCTTCATGCAAACTATCCCGTGTTTGTGATATGCTCAAGATGGGTTCTGCTATCAGGGAATTCTTCTACTTAGAGGTGTACGGAACAGTGGCTGTATGCAATGCAGAAGGTTATAAAAACTCACATGCCAAAGAGAAGACAGAATATTGTGGCACTGACATTCACTGTGCCAAGGAGACCCGTTATTAGTAAAAATTAGACATTAGTAACAGGGACACCGTAGACTGTAGGATGGCCGTCCCCCAGGCTGCTGGAGCCTAGGGCACTAAAGTAATCCCTATGGTTGTTCATCTCATTCAGGGAGACTTCTTCCCTTCTGGATCTTTCTTACTGCCTCATCAGCCTCATGACTTCCTACTCTGCCCCCAAACAGAGGGAGTGAGGAGGGGTGAGGAGAGGGCAGCTGGTGCTACTTTGGGTCAACACTTGGTCTAGCCTAGGATCACACGGTACAAGCTCATGAGCGTTTGGTGTTCCTGGCCCGCCTCATTCCATACGGAGAAGAAGGAAGCAGTTTGGGTACCAAAGCCCAGCCTTCAGGCTCAAAGAGCCCCGACCTCAGGCATGCCAAACGTGTTTCAGCTGAAGACTCACCCTGGGTTCGATAATAGAAGACTGGGACTTGGCCGACAAGGGACTTGTGAACCCACATGGCATCTGGACCAAAGGAGACTGACATACATGAGCTTTAGCAGAGGAAGCTCCCCAGGTCTGTCACTCATCAGGATCACTTCTCCAGGCTGGAGGTCTAGGAAGAAGGGCCTTGGCCTGATAGAAACTACTGAAGTTGGTTTTTCTTTCCCACACTCCTGTCCTTTGTTCTTCCCCAAGCAGTATTTTCATGCTCCCTCTTCCTGGCCAGAATCCCTCACTTCTGGGCTCCATCCAGGCTTGCACGTCCCTGTTCTGAAATTACTGCTCCTCCGGTCTTCTTCCTGTACCCTCACAACACCTGGTAGAATTACAGAAACTGTGTAAGGGCTAAGGCTACCTTCCCAGCATCTGGTTCATTGGATCATCTAGAGAAAGCTCTCTGCTGACGCTAATTCACACTAAGGAGTAAAGCCCTGATGAGTTATCTTAGTGAATGAACCCCCCTGGGATATTTGCAGTTTTAGTGTAGTTACTGGAAACAGTGACTCTTTGATACAGGAATTTCACTAGAAATTAACTAGTGAGTCATAGAGACCTATGGAAGGTCTCTGGCTGACTGGCCATGATAGAAGGACAGAAGAGGGATTTTCCATTTGGAGGCAAGAGACTTTCCTAGTGCCTTCAGATTATGCAGCTGGTACTGCTCACATGCTGGCCTGGCCTTGGAGTGGCATTTCTAGAAGATCGCTGACTGACTGAACACACTCCCTTTTCCAGAGGAGGCTtgtttctgaattaaaaatagaacaaaaatgaaGCACTTTTGTACAAATGGGGTTAGCTTCATTCTTTCACACTGGGACTCTCCCCACTGCAATCAGATTTCCAGCTAACAAGCCACAGGTGTACGCCACACGAGCGGATGAAAATGTGATTGTAATGGGTGTGTTGACAGTTCGGTAGCCATAATCCAGGCAGCCCGAGGTGCACCTGTGCATCTGTCAGATCGTTAGGTGCTGAGGGCTCTGCCCCCCAACTTCCCGCCCCCAATAGCCTTAGAGCCACCTGAACAGCTGAGGACACTCCGTCAAGGAGCCAAGACAAGGGTACTGGAGCGATGGACTCATCAGGAGCCCAGGAGAAGGCAGGGCACACCgggaggcaggggaatgaattgTTGAGGGTGCTTCTCtcatcctcccttcccccaggtgTGGTACTGGGAGGAATGTCAAGCAGCCCAGTTCCCTGGCCCCCAGTGGTACCTGATCATTTGAAAGCTTTTTGGTGGCTTTCACGTAGCATTTGGGTATTCAGTTATTGTGGCAAGGTGCACCTGTTGCCCAGCGCATGCAATCCAAGCTTCTGTAAAAGGCCCATGATGAGCTGAGAAATGATTGCATGCTCAGTCTTTCAAACCCTCTAAACTCCAAAAGTTTGGGGCAAGGAAGTGGGAAGAAGATGGTCAGAAGCAACCCATCCAGAATGGTTATCTGCACTCTTGATGAACACCTCCCTCCTCCACAGCAACCCCGAATACAAGGACACGCCCATGGACATCGCACAGCTTCCCCACCTGCCGGAGAAAACTTCGGAATCCTCAGAGACCTCCGACTCTGAGTCAGACTCTAAAGACACCTCAGGTATTACAGGTATTACGACTTCTCCGTGTTCTCCAGTTACGGCTTGCCTTTCCAAACTTGAGGGGTGGGCAACGGCCAAAGGAGTGTCATCTGAACGAAGCAACCGGTCAAAGTTTATATAGGGATATATGTCACATCGAGTTATTACTGAGTCTTTCTcaacacatacatgtatatatacttatataccaCTACATAAGTGTGTGCACGTACATACAATACACATGTTTATGTATGTGgtgttatgtaaatatatacatgcatctaaatatgtataaatatatacatatatgcatgttgTGGTATGTATTCATACACATAGGTATAttatggtatataaatatatatacacaaatgtacagagagattgattgattgaGCCATCACTTAATGTCAGTCCTCCATACAGAAGAAGCCCGGCCCTAACCCCATAGCGAGCTCCAACCTCTTTACCAGAAGCAGACAGCAGGGCTAGCTCTGTTGCTCCAAGACAGACCGTGACTTTGAGCCCCAAAtattcacatcctcaccaagcTGGGATTGAACCTCTAGAGTGGGATACTTAATGGCATCGGTAAATGACTCTTTCTGGGTGCCATCTGTTACTCATTTTCTGAATCTATGCTGAACAAATCCATGCCTTCCCATTCCTAGTTATTTTGGGAAGCAAACTTTGAGTAGTTCTCTGGAGCACAGGAAAGctaatataaaaatttacttttcctCCACTTCCCAGTCCCCTTCCATAGACACGCATAGGTGCAAGGGGCACATAACTCATAGAATTTACGGCTGCAAAACATCCTAAGCCTCTCCTAACCCAACCTTTTCTGCTAAATAAATGAAGGCCAGAGTAGTTACATGATTTGTCCAAGGTGCTAGCCCAGGCTGCCATCCAAAGGCGGAGCCATAAAATCAGCATCATCCCTAAAGGTTCTGAGGTTCTATCACTGAGAAAATCTATCCTCCCTAAAATGTGCCAGATGACTAGGGCACACCGGCCACAAACCCCATCCTTAGGGAACATGCTCTTGTACCGTATTCCCTCTACTCCAGACACAGCTTCAGGGAGGCCGAAGCAGGTGGGGAGGATCTTGACTGATTTTCTGTAAATTGCATTCATTCGAGAAAGTTCTTTACTAGGGCAGAGTTCTAGAACAGACAATCTCTGCTCCTTATTTATATAgcatatagcagtgaacaaaaaagacaaaaattcccTGCCCTGTGGAGCTTATATTCCAGTTGGGGGAAGAgacagaagtaaataaaaataaaacatacagtgAATCAGATGGCGCTCAGTGCTCTAGAGAAAAATAACTTTAGGAATGGAGACTATGGTTTTCAATAGCGAGCAGATATTTACCAGGGGAAGGTGCAGACCTCTTTGGAAAGTCACCTTGCAAATCATCATTTTTCTGTGTCACTACCACCTTATTCCCGGTTATTTACTCCTGAGTCTGTGAGCATTTTCTTAGAACATCTCGAATGTTAACGTgcctaagaatcacctggggatcctgTTCAAATGAAGAATctgatccagtaggtctgggtggaagcctgggattctgcatttgTAGCAAGCCTCCAGGTGATGCCAACGCTGCGGGCAGGTCCGGGGACCACACTTCTGAGTCAGGGTCCCTCTAATCTAGGTCCTCAAGAGAGGAAAGCCCAGGCTTTAAGTAACCGAGGCAGTGGAGCAGCTCAGGATAAGGCGACGCCCCCCCCAcctccgccctcccctcccccacccccgcaggtGAGAGGTGGGTCTTGCCCTGCTAATCCGTGGTCTCCTGTGtctcctctccccgccccctaCCCCCTGCGGCCCGCCGGCCCCACGCAGAGGACAACGAGAACTCCAAGTCCGACGAGAAGGGGAACCAGTCCGAGAACAGCGAAGACCCGGAGCCCGACCGCAAGAAGTCAGGCAACACGTGCGACAACGACATGAACTGCAACGACGACGGCCACAGCTCCAGCAACCCGGACAGCCGCGACAGCGACGACAGCTTCGAGCACTCGGACTTTGAGAACCCCAAGGCGGCCGAGGACGGCGGCGGCTTCGGCGCGCTGGGCCCCATGCAGATCAAGGTCGAGCGCTACGTGGAGAGCGAGTCGGACCTGCGGCTGCAGAACTGCGAGTCGCTGTCGTCGGACAGCGCCAAGGACTCGGACAGCGCGGGCGAGGCGGGCGCGCAGGCCTCCAGCAAGCACCAGAAGCGCAAGAAGAGGCGGAAACGGCAGAAGGGCGGCAGCGCCAGCCGCCGGCGCCTGTCCAGCGCGTCCAGCCCCGGCGGCCTGGACGCGGGCCTGGTGGAGCCCCCGCGGCTGCTGTCCTCCCCCAACAGTGCCTCGGTGCTCAAGATCAAGACGGAGATCTCGGAACCCATCAACTTCGACAACGACAGCAGCATCTGGAACTACCCGCCCAACCGGGAGATCTCCCGGAACGAGTCGCCCTACAGCATGACCAAGCCCCCCAGCTCCGAGCACTTCCCGTCCCCGCCGGGCGGCGCAGGCGGCGGGGGGCTGCACGTGGCCATCCCCGACTCGGTCCTCACTCCGCCCGGTGCCGACGgcactgccgccgccgccgccgcccgcaaGACTCAGTTCGGCACCTCGGCCCCCGCGGCCTTGGCCCCCGTCGCCTCCGACCCGCTGTCGCCCCCGCTCTCGGCGTCCCCGCGGGACAAGCACCCCGGGGGCGGAAGCAGCGGCGGCGGGAGCGGCCCCGGAGCGTCCAACTCCTTGCTGTACACTGGGGACCTAGAGGCGCTGCAGAGGTTGCAGGCGGGCAACGTCGTGCTGCCGCTGGTGCACAGGGTGACCGGGACGCTGGCGGCCACCAGCACGGCCGCGCAGAGGGTCTACACCACGGGCACCATCCGCTACGCGCCAGCCGAGGTGACCCTGGCCATGCAGGGCAACCTGCTGCCCAACGCGCACGCTGTTAACTTCGTGGACGTTAACAGCCCGGGCTTCGGCCTTGACCCCAAGACGCCCATGGAGATGCTCTACCACCACGTGCACCGGCTCAACATGTCGGGACCGTTTGGCGGCGCCGTGAGCGCGGCCAGCCTGACGCAGATGCCCACCGGCAACGTGTTCACCACGGCCGAGGGACTCTTCTCCACGCTGCCCTTCCCCGTCTACAGCAACGGCATCCACGCGGCACAGACTCTGGAGCGCAAGGAGGACTGAGCACCGCCCAGCGCGGCCCGGGGCTCTGCCCGGAGGCATCGTCGGAGTTTTCGTTTAGACCTTTGATTCTAGCACTTTGAATTCGAGCAGGTCAGCATCTTCTCTCGCCACGACGGTCCCCGTTCCATCCCCTCTTTCTTTCACTGGACTCATTCTTTCCTGTAaagatatgtttatttttggcctTCAGAGGGTCAGACGACCAGTTGCCTGCCATTTTGTCTTCTTCCGAGATGTGTGTTGGGTTGTTTTGCTTTCCTTTGCATCTTTATTAAGATGTCTTTAATGTGTATATGCCTCTGCCATTGAATACTCAGTCTTGTGGTCAAGAGATTTCTGAAATGACAACCATTGAGTTTTCTTCGTAAAGATCTTGATATGATCAAGATTGAAAGAGACAAGCATAAACAATGTGCCCTGTTTGACTAAGTCAAATGAAATGGGgtggtgtttttgtttctgttcctaATTCCTTTGAAAATAGGGGGAtagtattttagaattttatgcagaatttaattctctttttatggttaagattttaagattttcttacttgcacataaaaataattttgggttCTTAAACTTAATTTCTGGCCTGTGactagaatgtttaaaaaaaaagttggactAAATGTTAATTACTGAAACATTAACTTAATTTCTAAAACCATGGTGCTATCATTTATTAATCTGTAATGTCTTCATACAAAATGCAGCTCCTGGGCTGGgttttgaaaataatgtgttcTGTCCTGGTCTGGAGTCCATTGCTGCAGTCTCCTTGGTTAGTTAAGACAAAGCCCTCATTAATGTTTGCTGCaggacttaaaattttttacctCCCAACTAACATAGCCTCACATTAAATTTAATGGGTCAGGAGAGCCCTTTTTAAAAGGGCTTTTGGAAAACTCAATCAAACTGATTTGAGGAGCAGTTTAGGTACATACTGCCTTTCGttgagctttctttctttccttttctcagtcTAACTGAGGCTAATTTTTGCAACTTCAATAACACTTTggagtaaagaaggaaaaaaatatttaacgttttttgattttttcatttcttgctaaaaaaaagaaaaggaaggttgTATTTTGAGGGACTgatttggtggattttttttcccctttggttctTTTATTTCTAGGTTGGAACCAGTAAGGTTTAAAACTAAAGAATGGGTTAAAATAAGCTTCAAACAGATAACTGCAACTGcacattaagtttaaaaaaaaaagaaaaaaaaaaagaaaaagaaaaagaaaaaaataccctaTTTTGTCTTTGTTGCCAGAAATCAGTGTAGTGTCAAACACTCCAAATGACTGTCAAGTATAAACTCTTCTTCCACTCCATTTTTGTCAGCTGATTGTTAAGGCATCTAATAACAGATGTGAGAACTGTAATGTGTGCACTGTGTACGTGTCCTTGGCTGTCAGTCCATTGCAGTTTCAATGTGTGTTTCTATATGCAGTATATACTAAGCTAATGTAGTTGTTTTGTCCTTTGTCTTCTCTGTGCTCTATCTCTAGTACAGTCCCATTCCTGCAGTCCTAGTGAATCAGTGATTCTTGGGGGTTAGTGAGTTTTGTGTGGTGGCCTTCCTCTGTAACGTCACCCTATGCTGCTTCTACTGTCTGTGAATCTTCCATTTCACTTTTGAAGATTTCTGCTGTTGCTTTGCTGGTGTATATTCTCCCAacctctcccctttctctctccctgtctccctccctgctccctccctccctccctccctccctccctctctatctttctctctctctctcatctcccctTTTCCTGCCTCatctcccccccaaccccaactTCTCCAAAATCTTTTTCATTCTCAGAGATAAAAAGACTCTTAACTAGCTCAAGGTTAATGGAGCCATTTTTCCCATAATGGAATTCTGGGTATGACTCTTTCTTCTGGAGTGCCGCACAAAGCACTGAAGAATAACGCTCAGATATATGAAATAATTGATGCCATATAGCCTCAGTTGTTAACATTCCCAGAGTCCCTTGTGTTCTACCTATAAGCAGTGGGTGCTTTGCTTTGGTTTCCTTCCAGGTTGGCTGATGGAgcaatatataaagcaatttaCCAGTGAgacagaaaattatttcaaaggtcaaccaacattttttaaaaacaaaaggggagcggtggggggggggatggACTATAGAATTGTcgtatatatttgtttatgtgtGCAATGCTAATATAGTAACTCGGCTGTCCTTTGAATATCACTGTGTTGAGTGGATTCCTCCAGGCCCTTTGATTCCATGAGTTGGGCCCAAACCACTGTGGAATAGTGAAAAGAAGTTTAACGCCACAAATTCTAATAGTGAGCACTTACTTGAAGGATTTGAGTAGGTTTAGGAAGTGAAGAAGGCCAATCACGAAATTTAAAGAGTCATTTTGGAAGCTCTACTCTAGCTATTGAACAATCAAAGGAACGCACCTATCAGCTACAAAGAACAGCTAGACggctgttttttattttcttttataaatgtttctGTGTTGTGTCAAAATGATTTCTGGTGATTTAAACTAACAGATAATCACAGCTGCTGTCTAAATCCATAGTGTTAAAAttacaaagtggaaaaaaaaatacttcattacCTGTGAAGACTGTGTCTGTGTTTTTAACTATTTCTTgtacaaatatatgaaaactttTATGAGGAGACTGGTGCCAAGTAGCTGAATAATGGGGAAAGGGATATTCTGTTCGTAAAAATCTTAGCAGTGTTACCAACtctacaatatatatataaaaaaaattaaaacattacaaAGCGACAGCTATGGTACATTTGTTTTGTGTGAAGCTAACGGGACCTAACTTCCTGAGTGCCTGGctcattttgaaacattttttttcattgaccATTTATAATGCTGCAAATCAGAAATGTACATACTTCATTTACAACAGggttctttttatacttttgtagATTCTCATACATGTCACATACATGGTTGTCTTTATGTAACTTAATTTTTCATCTGCAGGTGCCATTTTCATAATAAACTTCTCTTGGATTTGTTACTATCTGGCatcatttcttttacatgtaaccatCCTAACTAATGAATGCTGGTAGTATTTGTTTAAGCAGGTACCTTGGTCATTATTCTTGAtttgaacaaaaaagaaaaaaatttttaaagcatccATATTTTTGCTAGTTTTGGACAAAATGCGTAGCTTGTGTACCGATGAGGCTGACCGACAAGGCACAGATTAAGATGCTAATCCAAATACTACATCAAATGTGCAACCATCCTAGATTCTCAGCTACCCCAACTCATTGTCACATGAGCATTACTATGTACGTTATCAGAGCTGAACAATGCCTGCGACATTAACCGCTATGGGAAGTGtgcattttttcttgattaaCGCACAGTAAATGATGAGAGTTTTCATACATTAATCATTGAAAATGCACTCGAGATTTTCACTTATTATGAGCTCTAATGTATAACCAACTGTTCCATTGCTTATGTCTTCTCTTTATACTAAATACgtattttctttctccagataaGCCAAGTCAGTCATGACTGTGCTGTGTTATTGGGTAGGGCAGCATCCAGCCTGTCCCTGTTTGAGGCAGGTCAGCTGGCCAactccaaaaaataaacaaagagggAAAACTTCAGCTGCTGTCTCAAAGTTAAGGATACAGGTGGGTCACCTGTTAAGTCTGTGCTCTCCAGAAaaggaagacatatggatggGTTGAGTGGAAAGAAAAGGCAAGCACTTTGTCCAGAATCTCCCAACTATAGTGATTATCATGTCCTACGTTAAGTCTTTGATGACATTTGCTAATTTGAGGGTACCTTTGGTTAACGGAGGATAGCTTCAGACTGGAGGATGTGGAAATGCAGTTATGGTTGTGGGGTCCTAGATCTCTCCACTAGACCCTTTATGGATCCCTGGAAATAAGTACTTCAAAATCAGAAATAGGAAGAGGGTGACTGAGAATACAGAACCGGATTCTCTCAACTACTTTGCCAAAATCTATCTTTCCTTTTTGCTCTTGAGAGTCAGAAGAATATAGTAGAGCAATATTGAGAAGCAAACAAATTGATGAAGCTGGAAACGTGGTCCTGAACAGATGACAGTGAGTGTTGAAGCCAGCTTACCCAAGGCACTCTGTCTGAAGGTGTTGATGGACCAGGCTGTTAGCCATGGCTTTCAGAGCTTTGCATGGGGGAGGGTCTACCAAGGCTGAGGGCTGACCCTCTGTTGGCACGATGACAATGTTGGTTGGCCGTAACACTTTAATTCTGGACACCCCTTCACCCTGTGATCTGGAGGTAGTAGCAGTCGGGAGTTGAAAAAGGAAAGCCAGACATGGTGATGGGTGAGTTGAAATCGTCATGATACTTGGAGCTTCTGCAATAGAGGTGATAGAAATCCTCGATGCTTACCCAGGCTCAAGCCTCCTTAGCATCAAGTTTCCTGTCCTTTATTTGTACCCATCAATGCTAAAATATGTCACTAATTGAATAAAGAACACCTCTTAGCCAAAAAGAGAGGGCGTGAGCTCTGGGCGCAGACCCACTGACAACTGGGCAGCCCTGCCACTTCCCCAGCCCTGGGGCTGCCAGCCAAACCAGAACCCTGagctcctcagaggcacaggaccTCTCCCTTGCCAGTCTGGCAGCAAGTCACTTGGTTAAGGCTTCAGTTTGCAGGTGATGGATAGAACAGGGATCTAAGGCCAGCCCTCTGCATCTCTTCTCCTTCCCAGCTGATTCTGACACTTATGCATTTGGCAATGAggaacaacagcagcagcaaaccTTTAAATAAAGTTGCAGGCAGGACAAGAGGGAAGATATGCATTCAGCTGAGCATAAAGAAACTGGTCTTAGTCCTTTTGGGCTATAACTCTTACCCATCTTCACCTACCCCTAGACAAAGCATATTTATGTTGAACAACATGCTGAACAATTTGAAATCAACTTGGTCTCTGCACTGCATTGAAGGTAAGAGATAATGTATATTTTCAAGCCCAGAAGATAGTCTGTTCAAGCCAAGAAGATTGTTATCCAGTTTCAAAAATTAGAGAGAGTGAAGGacttggaagaaaaggaagaataccTTCGCTAATCCTTCATATCATGTAGTGAAAAAGGCAAACCTTATTCGTGAGCATGAGTCTCAAAGAATGATGACAGCTAGCAGGCTTAAGAAACAATTCTGGGATGCTAAGGTAAGCTAACACCCTTAGATGCTTCTGCATTTCTGTATCTCCTAGAAAATCATTAtaagggcggggggaggggggctgacCTGGTAAACTCGCCACAGGCGTAAATCATGGCTTGTTCATCTTCATGTCCCCCCACAGTGCCTAGCTCAATGATTTATGAATAGTCTTGGCTCGGTGAAGATCTACTAAATACTGATGGATGAGGACACGTGGAAAAATGAAAACGAAACATGACTTGTCAAGAGTCAGTGATTCCACAAGAAATGACCATGTGGTCTGGCAGGATGGATTGAGTTTCCACCAAGAAAGGAAtggcaaaatggataaagcagcAAGTTCATTCATTCTTGCCTTCGCAGGTAGTCCAGATGGCTGGCACAGAGTTGGCCATCGAGAAATGTTGGTTGGAGGGTGTGTGTGTCCACAATACTATTTATTCTATATTCAGCAATAAGTTAGgtaccacaaatagagaaaggaggaagaggaaacagcCCAAGCAGTTAGTAACTGGCTTAGAAAAACTTTGACAATGTAGCCCATGGACAGCTGGTCAGATGGAGCTTAGATTCATAAGAAGGTACCAGTTAACAGTGTACCCTCACAGATGAGCAGTGAGCTACCTAAACTCAGTCATCACCCAGAGACTCTTAGCAACCGAGAGAGACTCTCTTGTATAGAAATCACATCTCCTTAATTCTAGTGGTGAGGGTCTTTCTAGCCCACAATtgaattgttaacatttttagaAGGTGCTGAACTGAAATCTTCCCTCTGGAGTTAAATGGACTAGATCTCAACCCTCTGCCATCTGAGTGGCCTTCAAATATGTGAAGATGGATATCAGAGTATCGATAAGTCTCTAGGTTAACTGTCACCTGTTCTTTCCATTGTTCCTCCAATGGCATTGTGGCAGGTCCCTTCACCATCCTAGTCACcctcatctgggtgcaccagaaTTTGTCAAGGCCCCCGAATTGGTTTCCTATGGCTGCCTTACTACCACAAACTGTGTGGCttgaaacagcagaaatgtacTGTCTCCCAATTCTGGAGACTTGAAGTCTGAATTCAAGGTGCCACAA
Encoded proteins:
- the NPAS3 gene encoding neuronal PAS domain-containing protein 3 isoform X4, giving the protein MRDFANQGDPPWNLRMEGPPPNTSVKGAQRRRSPSALAIEVFEAHLGSHILQSLDGFVFALNQEGKFLYISETVSIYLGLSQVELTGSSVFDYVHPGDHVEMAEQLGMKLPPGRGLLSQGTAEDAASSASSSSQSETPEPVESTSPSLLTTDNTLERSFFIRMKSTLTKRGVHIKSSGYKVIHITGRLRLRVSLSHGRTVPSQIMGLVVVAHALPPPTINEVRIDCHMFVTRVNMDLNIIYCENRISDYMDLTPVDIVGKRCYHFIHAEDVEGIRHSHLDLLNKGQCVTKYYRWMQKNGGYIWIQSSATIAINAKNANEKNIIWVNYLLSNPEYKDTPMDIAQLPHLPEKTSESSETSDSESDSKDTSGITEDNENSKSDEKGNQSENSEDPEPDRKKSGNTCDNDMNCNDDGHSSSNPDSRDSDDSFEHSDFENPKAAEDGGGFGALGPMQIKVERYVESESDLRLQNCESLSSDSAKDSDSAGEAGAQASSKHQKRKKRRKRQKGGSASRRRLSSASSPGGLDAGLVEPPRLLSSPNSASVLKIKTEISEPINFDNDSSIWNYPPNREISRNESPYSMTKPPSSEHFPSPPGGAGGGGLHVAIPDSVLTPPGADGTAAAAAARKTQFGTSAPAALAPVASDPLSPPLSASPRDKHPGGGSSGGGSGPGASNSLLYTGDLEALQRLQAGNVVLPLVHRVTGTLAATSTAAQRVYTTGTIRYAPAEVTLAMQGNLLPNAHAVNFVDVNSPGFGLDPKTPMEMLYHHVHRLNMSGPFGGAVSAASLTQMPTGNVFTTAEGLFSTLPFPVYSNGIHAAQTLERKED